Part of the Flavobacterium alkalisoli genome is shown below.
ATTCCCGGGTCAAGATAAAAAACATCTTTAATGGTATGGTAATTATCTTTATTAGCCATTTTCCATTTATCAAGAAAGGTCATATTTATCTCATGCATATGCCCCCAGTTAGCTAATTTAAGCTCAAGCTCATCTTCGGTTCTGGCAAGGCCTTCATGCAGGATAAAAGTATCGTGGTATATTATCCTTTCTTTTGTGTTCTTGGCATTTTTGTAATTAGGATAATTAGTTGCCAGCAGTAACTTGGTAGGCTTATTTACATAAAGCAGCCCGTCTTCAAGATATTTGTATAAGTTAATATGGAAACCGGCAAACTGTATAGGGTGCTTTTCCGGATTATCCAGATAACTGTCATACTTTCTAAGCTCTTTTACAAATCGTGCAAAATCTATAAAATACTCATCACTATCGACCTGAATAAGCCAATTGCCTATACCCATTTTTAACCCCAGTAAATGCCTTTCACGTGTATCGTTTTGTATGGCATTAAGAGTAGGTATATAAAAGTTGTCTTTATAGAATTCAATTTTATTATCAACATCAAACTCCTCTATCCATTTAAAAAAGGAAGGATCTACCTCAAATTTGTTTCCTGACCAGGTATTAAAGTTTTCATCAAAGGCAATAAAAATCCTGTCGGCCCCATCATACACTGGAGGAATAGCCAGTTTGAGCTTCTCATAGTCATAGGACAAAAGGAATCCGACATGTATATTCTTCATAATAACATACTTTTAACTTGCCTACAATTGTTAAAGGGGGCAAAAATACCAAAATAATAATGGAATCATAATTTGTTTTAAAATATTATTTTTTAAACAAATCCATAGTTAAAAATAATATTTTTGCAATAATTTATGAGTTATAAGCCTTTCTCTAAAAATCTATTCAAATGAAAATATGCCTTATTAGCTTTGACCACTGGGAGTACGACAAACATATAGTAAGAGCCCTTAAAGACAAAAATATAGAGGCATACCATATTAATACCGGGAAATTTAAGTATAAATACCCCACACCTTTTCACAAGATCACTAATTTTTTAAGTAAAGTTGTTTTTAAGAGAAATATAAAAAAGATAAAGCAGCAACAATATATTTTAAAGGAGCTCAATAAGTTAGGTACACAGGACAAAATACTGGTTATTAACCCCGAACTTATACCTGTAGCTATTCATAAAAAAATAAAGAGTTACACTAAAGAGTATATTGCTTATCTGTATGACAGTTCCAAACGCTACCCTATAGACCATTTGCTGGATAATATTTTTGACAAAATATTATCTTTTGACAGTGATGATGTTGCCCAATACGGATTTTCGCCCATAAGCAATTATATCTATATGGACAAAAAACCGCTACAACAGCCTAATGAAGTTACTTATGGAGCATTCATGATACTTTCTGTAGACGAAAGGTTGCAGACGCTTAACGCAATAGCAAACAGGCTGGATACTATAAACATTAATTACAACTTTATGCTGGTAGGCAAACATAAACCTACTGGCCTAAACACTAATATTAGTTACCAAAGGGACATTATAAAGCTGGACAGGCTTGACGAATACATGAGCAATGCAAAGGTTTTTATAGATATTGTTAGGGTTAATCAAACCGGGCTTAGCTTTAGGGTGTTTGATGCCCTATGCTACCAGAAGAAACTGATAACGACTAACAAAACCATAAAGGATTATGATTTTTACAATCCGAATAACATACTGATTGTAGATGCTGATAATCCTATAATTGAAGCTTCGTTTTTTGAAACGCCATATGAGCCGTTAGACGAAAATATATACTATAAATACACTATAGACAACTGGGTTAACACTGTCTTTTTTGATAAAGGTGACACTATATAAATGGAAAAAAAACTATTATTTTTAAGTAACGGACGCTACGACCTTTATAAAGTTTTTGAAGAGGGATTCAAAAAATATTCGGGTTGTGAGGTAACCACCGTTCTATATAAAAACTACAAGTACAGGAATACATGGGAAAAGGTACAAAACTTTCTTTTTAAAATATTCCTGAACAAAAACCTTAAAAAAATTAAGGCCAGCGAACAGAACCTATACGGACTGGAAAGCCATTATGATTATCTGGTAATGATTTCTGCCGAACTGGTATTACCTCAGCATTTAAAAAAACTGACCAAAAAAGCCAGTCATAGCGTAGCCTACTACTGGGATTCGTTTGACCACATCCCGGCAGCCCATACCATACAGTATTTTGATGAGGCATTTACCTTTGAGCCTAAAGATGCCAAAGATTATAATATTAACCTTATCACTAACTTTTACTTCCACGAGGAAAGGTTAACTGATTATGACTATGACCTGTTCTTCCTTGCATCATACGATTCAAGGTATCCGCTTATAGCTAAAATAGCTAAAGCACTGGAGGCCCAAAACCAAAAAGTGGTGATAAAACAGTATGCCGAAACATTACCCGATGTTACAGATGCACCAAAATCGGTTGAATTTATAGACAAACACATCTCTTTTAAAGAAACAAAAGAGTACATGAGAAAATCCCGTATTATACTGGATATTCACAAGGATATACAGCGCGGGCTATCCTTTAGGGTATATGAAGCCATGGGACTCGGCAAAAAACTGATTACCACCAATCCGGATATAAAGGACTATGATTTTTACAATCCAAATAATGTTTTTATCTGGACCCCGGAGACAAAATCACTCCCTTCGGAATTTCTAAACACACCTTATGAGGAGCTTCCAGAACATATCTATAAAAAGTACAGTCAGGAAAACTGGGTTAAAACCCTACTCAATATTAAGGATTAATAGTATTTTTATAAAAATTTAGTCAATGATAAAATTCCTCGACATACAAAAAATAAACCTGCAGCACCAGCAGGAAATAGAGGAACGCCTGCTTAAAACCTTTAGGAACGGGTGGTATTTATTAGGCGAAGAAGTAAAAGCTTTTGAAGAGAAGCTTAGTGATTACATTGGCTGTAGCCATGCCATAGGTGTCGCTAACGGGCTGGATGCTTTGAGGCTTATATTTAAAGGCTATATTGAGCTTGGCATAATGCAGCCGGGAGACGAAGTTATAGTTCCGGCCAATACATACATTGCATCGATACTGAGTATTACCGATAACGGACTTATACCTGTTTTTACAGAACCCGACATTGATACTTACAATATAGACTTCTCACTGATTGAAGATAAGATTACCAAAAAGACAAAAGCCATAATGGTTGTTCACCTTTATGGTCAGGTGGCTTACAGTAATTTGCTAACAGAATTAGCAAAAAAACATAACCTGAAAATTATAGAGGATAACGCTCAGTCCATAGGCGCTAACTGGAATGGAACAAAAACAGGGAACCTGGGTGATGCTGCCGGTCTTAGTTTTTATCCGGGGAAAAATCTTGGAGCCCTGGGCGATGCCGGTGCTGTTACAACTAATGATGATGAACTGGCAAAAACCATACGCACACTGGCCAATTATGG
Proteins encoded:
- a CDS encoding DegT/DnrJ/EryC1/StrS family aminotransferase, coding for MIKFLDIQKINLQHQQEIEERLLKTFRNGWYLLGEEVKAFEEKLSDYIGCSHAIGVANGLDALRLIFKGYIELGIMQPGDEVIVPANTYIASILSITDNGLIPVFTEPDIDTYNIDFSLIEDKITKKTKAIMVVHLYGQVAYSNLLTELAKKHNLKIIEDNAQSIGANWNGTKTGNLGDAAGLSFYPGKNLGALGDAGAVTTNDDELAKTIRTLANYGSQKKYVNQYKGLNSRLDEIQAAVLSVKLNYLEAENQKRREIAQYYSDNITNREIILPKVNAITSNLKHVWHLFVVRTQNRDKLQKHLSDNGVQTLIHYPTPPYQQEAYTEYSHLSFPITEQIHNEVLSLPISPVLTNEEIKTIVDILNSYTN